A window of the Cucurbita pepo subsp. pepo cultivar mu-cu-16 chromosome LG01, ASM280686v2, whole genome shotgun sequence genome harbors these coding sequences:
- the LOC111790658 gene encoding ADP-ribosylation factor GTPase-activating protein AGD2-like, whose translation MDSNESRSSLQGCSLLHLACQNDNQVMLELLLQFGADINVRDSHGRTPLHQCISQKNNTLAKLLLRRGARQSIKDGGGLSALERAMEMGSITDDELFLLLTGSE comes from the exons ATGGATTCTAATGAGTCAAGGAGCAGTCTTCAAGGTTGCTCATTATTGCATCTCGCTTGTCAAAATGACAACCAAGTGATGCTTGAATTGTTATTGCAATTTGGTGCTGATATAAATGTACGCGACTCTCATGGAAGGACGCCTCTACACCAATGCATCTCCCAGAAAAACAACACGCTGGCTAAGTTGCTACTGAGAAG AGGTGCTCGACAATCAATCAAAGATGGTGGAGGATTAAGTGCGTTAGAAAGAGCAATGGAAATGGGATCAATTACCGATGATGAGCTATTTCTTTTGCTTACAGGATCCGAATAA